The window ATTTTGGCCAATACTGCCACCAAAGGAGCAGTTATGGTAAAGAGAGGTAGTTTGTAATCATGAGTGCAGTGTTAAAGGAGACCAAACCAAACTAAAGTCTACATTTTTGGACTAATTCCAAGTCCATTGGACTTTTCTGGTCTGAAAATGCTTATTATCGTCCTGCTGACTGTATGTTCCATGTTTCTGTACATCTCCACGTGTCTCAGGTCATGCAGGCTAACAACGTGCGCAACTTGGTCTTCAGCAGCTCAGCCACAGTATACGGAGACCCCAAGCACCTCCCCATAGATGAGCAGCACCCCGCCGGAGGCTGCACCAACCCTTACGGCAAAACCAAGTTCTTCATCGAGGAAATTATAAAGGATCAATGCAAAGCAGAGAAGGTGCTAACCACAGATTCAAAGATGCACAACCTTTTCTCCTTACGTGCTCATCATTAAATCCATGTGAGTAGGACTGGAATGCTGTGCTGCTCCGTTATTTCAACCCCATCGGAGCTCATTCCTCTGGTCTGATTGGAGAGGATCCTCAGGGTATCCCCAACAACCTGCTGCCATATGTTGCCCAGGTACCAGCAATCACTaccaaacacacaacaacatccAGACAACTACACAACGCATAAAGCAGTCATTTGTTAAATGCGTTTTCTGTGTTGTTAGGTTGCTGTTGGGAGGAGACAGTGCCTGAGCGTGTTCGGAAATGACTATGACACGGTCGATGGCACAGGTACTGTGGAAGCCTTTCATTcagctgtcttttattttgaaggatgctaacactttttgttttcaggaGTGAGAGATTACATCCATGTAGTTGATCTGTCAAAGGGTCACATAGCAGCTTTAAAGAAGTTGAAGGAAAACTGCGGGTGCAAGGTGCTTAAAAAGATACTTTCCaaccatttttgaaaaaaagaaatgacactGATGCTCTGGAATATTTGCATTGCTCTGTTTAGGTTTACAATTTGGGAACTGGAAAAGGCTACTCTGTTCTTCAGGTAGTTAAAGGGATGGAGAAGGCATCTGGCAAAGAGGTGAGTTACACAAAAGTTGTTTTGCTTCAATACTTCACCGTATTAAATCtactttgtaaaataattttatgggCTTTAAAGATTTCTATGGCTGAGTCATGTTGCAAACACTGTTTCTTCTGTAAAGATCCCATACAAGATCGCCCCCCGTAGAGGAGGAGACGTAGCATCCTGCTATGCTGACCCTAAGCTAGCTGAGGAGGAGCTGGGATGGAAGGCTGAATTTGACATGGAGAGGATGTGTAAGCTCCACTTATTGACTCTAAATTAAAACTGGACGgagtgtgacgtcactcatagaaagtgacttacttctggctccagtgAAAAAAGGTTGATTCAATTTTTCGTGACACGGACACTGGCACGTTGGAGCCAGataacatcagtaagcagtgatggTCCGAGTCGATCTGAGtgatcatttctatggcaaaccattctggccaatcaggagaaAGCTTGTTGagaggccacacccctaccacttgaaagtgggctcgggagaatctgtcaatcaaacgttcaaTCTGAGACCTCTGAGTCATCTGATTGCCCagtttaaaacttaaataactacagaaaaaataggattagcaagaacatgttaaaaaaaggttttagggcaaaaatggttattctgccagatataatgactgagtaatagctactttattttactatagaagtctatggcttcttggagtcagcaggtacttcctgtttagaacccAAGCAGGGATGGGtacctcagtccagttctcatatacagtcaatggctccATCACACCGTGCAGTCTGATAATCTGCAGAAAATACATTCAATTAGCTGCGATCATTTTTCAATAATCTGtgccatctttattttttcttcctcatttGCATTCAGGTGCAGATCTGTGGCGCTGGCAGTCCATGAACCCCACTGGATTTTCCAAGAGCACCAGCTCTTGATGAATGCTGGGGGGTGTTATTGATTATTTTGTGTTAATCCACCAAAGCAGATactatttttttgtcatgtcaTAAATGCAACATAAGGCCtcaaatttgaatttctttctATTATTTTTGGAATTTGTAAC is drawn from Oryzias latipes chromosome 22, ASM223467v1 and contains these coding sequences:
- the gale gene encoding UDP-glucose 4-epimerase, producing MGEKILVTGGAGYIGSHCVLELIEAGYHPVVVDNFSNAVQGEGTVAESIRRIEKLLNTTIEFHQLDLLDRPGLESLFKKHTFAAVMHFAGLKAVGESVEQPLRYYKVNLTAAMNLIEVMQANNVRNLVFSSSATVYGDPKHLPIDEQHPAGGCTNPYGKTKFFIEEIIKDQCKAEKDWNAVLLRYFNPIGAHSSGLIGEDPQGIPNNLLPYVAQVAVGRRQCLSVFGNDYDTVDGTGVRDYIHVVDLSKGHIAALKKLKENCGCKVYNLGTGKGYSVLQVVKGMEKASGKEIPYKIAPRRGGDVASCYADPKLAEEELGWKAEFDMERMCADLWRWQSMNPTGFSKSTSS